The Mercenaria mercenaria strain notata chromosome 1, MADL_Memer_1, whole genome shotgun sequence nucleotide sequence ttgtcatcacttgatcggcgtcggtgtcggcgttgcctggttaagttttatgtttaggtcagcttttctcctaaactatcaaagctgttgctttgaaacttggaacacttgttcaccatcataagctgaccctgtacagcaaaaaacataactccatcctgctttttgcaagatttatggccccttttgtacttagaaaatatcagatttcttggttaagttttatgtttaggtcaacttttctcctaaactatcaaagctattgctttgaaacttgcaacacttgttcaccatcataagctgaccctgtacatcaagaaacataactccatcctgctttttacaagaattattgccccttttggacttagaaaatcagttttctttgttaagttttatgtttaggtcagcttttctcctaaactatcaaagctattgctttaaaacttggaacacttgttcaccatcataagctgaccctgtacagcaagaaacataactccatcctgctttttgcaagatttatggccccatttggacttagaaaatatcagatttcttggttaagttttatgtttaggtcaactttttctcttaaactatcaaagctattgctttgaaacttgcaacacctgttcaccatcataagctgaccctgtacagcaagaaacgtaactccatcctgctttttgcaataattattgccccttttggacttagaaaatcagttttcttgattgagtattatgtttaagtcagcttttctcataaactatcaaaggtattgctttaaagcttgcaacagtttttcaccatcataagcggacgctgtacatcaagaaacataactctatactgctttttgcaagaatgatggccctttttagacttagaaaatcatgggtaggacaatatttctattatacaaaaaatcaggtgagcgtcagcacccgcaaggcggtgctcttgtttgaatcTGAAAGCTAGAAGTATTTAGATTAATATGCTGGATGTTAAGTGTTTGTTCCATAAATGTTATTTAGGTATTGAACTTTGGGAATGTTGTAATTCATGTCTTTTTTATGGAAACGGTATGTTCACCTACTAGAGTGCAGTTGTTTCTTGTGAAAATAGGGCTTAGTATTGAATTATTGTTGTGATTAGGGTGACCTAGGAGCCAGTGGATATTGACCTGTTTAATTCACTTTGCTTGTTTGCTTTGCAACTTAATCTGGATACATGCCAGTGTTGTTTTTCCCAGTACCAGGGGAATGGTAGTAGGGTCTGTTTGGAGGGGAGAAATTGGAAAATAATAATGCCATGTAATAAATATGTTACACACCAGAAGAAAATGACTTTAAAGCTCATGGTCttgtattttaacctttagcctgctgacagcaagtgattctgcctttgcggccagtgcagactgatcttggtctgcactgttattattcagtcagtaaattttctgtgaacaccccattaaatgataaatggtacagcccaaagtgaatgatagaccagttcattttagaaatttagcagactgaAGGTTATATGGTATGATTTTAATGTATACAGTTTTGGTTGGAATTGAAAAAAGAGggtaaaaaaaccccaaaaaaacatgGGGGAATATCATATTTTCTGGAGTGGGGAATTtggtgaaaatattgcaaaaaaacaTTGCCTGCTTTAAAGATTGTCAGTTCTTGAAAGTTTTTCTTTCAGTGTGTGCATAAAACACCACCTTATCTGACTTGTGTTTTACAGTGGTGCAAGTAATTTGGAAGAGTTGCAGCAGAGGCTGTCTGAAAAGTTGATGATTCGCCGAGAGAAAAGTCAGGTACTTACACAGCTGCCACCTAAACAGAGACAGAGAGTTCTCTTTGAATTGAAGGATTCAGAATTGAAAAAGGTAGAACTCATTAAGAACAGtttggttttttaaatttcagatctGAAGCATTTTCTCAATTTGATTTCATGTGCATGTAGTTGCTGAACATGATGACTTGCTAACACATTTCAGACAAgtagttttatattttttaagtcaGAAATTTTAGCTATATATTAGATTTTTCACAAAGCTGTTTTTGCACTGATGGTAATAACAGTAATCTTGATAGAATTACTCCATCAAAGGTGTTTTACAAGTTCAGCTATTAGTAGGGCAGATGGTCTTGGGTCCATCTGGCGGTCTGTAGTCTGTtgttaacattttaatttcaGCATCTTTTCTGAacctactggtcagaattacacaagatttggtctgtagcatccagAAAAAAAATTGCTAGAAGATAATTATAGAAATCTTCTGTAAGCTGTACTTTGTCTGTAGATTGTTGTGGTAAACTGTTGTTATGCAAATTTCTAGGAAATCAGACAAACATTTGATGAGTTGAGGCCCCTGATGAAGAGGTCTAACCAGGATAATTTTGAGGTTCTGACTGGAGGTGGGGAACATGATGGCAAGGATACAAACATGTTATCATTGATACAGAGACTTTACAAGCTCAGTGGTACTGCAAAGGTAATACAGGAGTGGGTGATTAACATCCAAATCATGTGCTTGCCAGTGACTAACATCAAAATCAGATGCTGGTCTCTTACATTATTTATGTAATTCTAACACAAGTCTGTACTAAGAAGATATTGTAATTCTATCAGTCTAGCAGATTGGTATTGATAAAGTATGTTTCATGTAAGTTTCTCCcctacttggattcagtgttgtcatattttctgatcctttgagatcatggagtccactcaatgttcataggtaatagagttctgcttaaaccggtgctagggggcgtgaggggtgttacaCTTTCcactacttctcatgaacagactcaatcaaactgagtctgctattatcttgcttggttgcattctatgcttccaaaggatctttttacacattttattgtgTTACAAAAAGAATTTGTTGATTTAAACTTTTGGATGTAAAATGAATAGGAGTTTTACTTGCCTGTTGGGATTTTATTTTGTGCTTTGAAGATGAAGCCAAAGCAAATAAGTCCTCATGAATTTCAAAGATTTCACATTAAGTCTTCTTAATTCAGTAAATGGTGTTTCTTAACTTATTACTGGATGCTGCTAAAAACAGACTAAAACATTGTTTGGGTtgttaaaatgaagaaaatgtgaATTGTGTGTACTTTATAGATAGGTCCTGCAAAGGAGTATATAGAGATGCTATGTGAGAACCCTAACTTGAAGTTCCTGGTATTTGCCTACCATCATGACATGATGAATGGGCTCAGTGAGAGCCTGCATGACAAGAAGGTAAAGTTCATCAGGATAGATGGTGAAACTCCTCCCTCTGAACGACCAGTAAGTTTCTGCTGCTGAGCTTGTGTTTATTTGTTTAACGTAAGGCTTTTATTTGAGTTAATATCATTTACAAGTTTTGTTTGTTCTTAAAAGCTTCCATTTCTTGTATCAGAAATTATTAAACTGATTGATACTGTGTCTTTAGTGTAGGTATACATCATCCATTGTccatcatttataatttgacttaAACAATTTTTGTACTGCAGGTACTGATCAGaatttcacaaaacttggtctgtagcatcctggcacaATTCTCTGTTACTGCAATTCAAACAAAGCTGAAAATAGAACAACGTTTAAAACAACTCCCCATGAATAACTTTTTGAATCATCACCTAATTTGGTCCGAAGCATCCTTGCAAAGACTTAAATGTTGTTCTGCTTTGCTGTACTCGGGCTCTGATCTACATGTGTAATGTTTGTCTGATATCGGGTATATGAGTATAGCCATTAGGGATGTATGaagtttgatttaatttgaaTGTTTTACACCTTCGCTGGTTTGAGCCTTGCCAGAAGTCCATTCAACTGTTTGCTGGTTAAACCTAGCTGTCTGTCTGAAATACGTCTTTTGGATGGCACCTGGGGTCATCTTTTGCCTTCTAAGTTTGACAGGTGCCTTGTAACTTCAGTTAAAACACAACAAACTGTTAAACATATCAGATTGATGGAACTTGTATTTTGAACTTGGTATTTTGCAGCACTTGGTTCATCAGTTCCAGTCTGACCCTGACACAAGGGTGGCTGTCCTCAGCATCCTAGCTGCTGGAGTGGTAAGTTTGCAAGACTTATTTTAGGCTGTTTTTATATTGATTATTAGGCTAAATTCCTAATACAGTACACTATCTTCTTTCCAAATTTGAGACAACAATATCCAGTTGTACTGTATAAAAACTGTCTGCTTATCTATGTGAATAGATGACGACATTACATTCGTTATAAACAACAGTATTCACTTAGTTCAGACCTAATTTACTTCTGCCTCCCACAGAATGCTGTCATACTTTCAGACACCTGGTGTTGCTGTACCTTTACATATTTTTAGGTAAACATGTGGGCTATAAACGTGAATATTAATGGTCGAATTGAAGTAACAACATACGAAAAAGCAACTGTGCCTGTTATGCATAGCTATGATAATTAAAATTATACCCGCTTCACCTATCAGCACCGACGTTACAAAAATTGTATGAccaaattacacaaagattttaAATTACAATCATACATTCTATATTGCACTGTACACAATAGGCCACTTCTCACAGGagaagtctacgttattttttaacacacctgatcATTGACAGAGCCGTTTTATGTCGAGAAAGTCTAATGTAGGCATTTTGATGTTTTATAATAATTCTGCATCAAACTTTCATGTTACAGAGAGAGTTTACCAAACAAACATGGTGTATGACCCTAAGCTTAGCTTAAAGTGGTATTGAAAAATCTTTCTGTACCAGATTTTTGTAACTCATACTCTTTTTAAGATGAGCTGCAACTGAACCTTTCTTTCCTGTTGCAAGCAAGGTCATTCATCCTCCATCTGCTTCAAGGAAAAAAGTTGTCAAAAAGTTCCCTGCAGAGAATTGACTTTGTACTGCTTTAACATCTGTTGACATCAATAAATTGTTTGCCTTTGGGCATTACTGAAATTGTATTTAGAAATAATGTTGAACCCTCTGACAGACAGATAGTATCAGAAACCtacttgttttgtaaaaaaaatgattcCTTTATAGTGTTTGGTCTATGGAAGTTTAGCATGAGCTTCAGACATATGAGGTTATTTATGGTTATTTAGAAATTGGAGAAAAAACATCAGTTTAGCATGTAACCCGCTTCTGTTTCAAAATAATGATTTCTCTCTGCAGGGATTGACATTCACAGCAGCCACTGTTGTAGTGTTTGCTGAGATGTACTGGACTCCTGGTACTATGATCCAGTGTGAGGATCGCGCCCACAGGATCGGCCAGACATGTTGTGTTGCAGTGCACTATCTGGTTGCTAAGGATACAATGGATGAATGGGTGTGGTCTGTTGTCTGTAAGAAGGTAGATCCCTTtcatttattatacccccacaaaatgaaGTTTGAGGGGGGGTATATACATGTAGGAGTGAGCTTCAGGAgtggtcggtctgtcggtcgatccgttggttttcatggtttccggatgataactcatgaaaggcttgatgaatttaaataatttttggtacacaggtgtaacatcagaaaatacatgtCAGGTTCGaatttgtggtcagtaggtcaaaggtcaaggtcacagtgaccctgaacagtttaacggtttttggatgataactcgagaacgcttgggtctaggatcataaattttggtacacaggtgtaacatcatgaaatacagttcaagttctactttgagatcagtaggtcaaaggtcaaggtcacagtgactcggaacagttaaacagtttctggatgataacttgagaactcttgggtctaggatcataaatttttgtacacaggtgtaaaatgataaaagctaaAATACAggtaagtttgactttgaggctagtatgtcaaaggtcaaggtcacaataacacgaaacagtttaacggtttccggatgataacttgagaacgcttgggcctaggatcaagaaaattGATTAATGAGGTtagttatgaccagcagatgacccctaatgattgtgaggttagtaggtcacaggtcaaggtcacagtgacccagagtatttaaatggttttcggataataacttcagaacgctttgGACTAGGATcccgaaacttaatagggaggtttgtcatgtccagcagatgacctatattgattttgggttccaaaggtcagAATGACCCGGAACATTAAAgtttttccggacaataacttgagaacacttgggccgaggatcatgaaacttcatggggaggttgatcatgaccagtagatgacctctattgattttgagatcagtaggtcaaaggtcaagcatgttcatctttgacattggcttagttctgtgacaaggccatattgtgggggtataatttgtcactcctgtgacaactctagtttccATTTATTGTTATGATTACGTGATATCATAGTGGCTTTGTTATTTGGCGAGGACTTGTATTGGCTGAGGCTGTTAGACCATGTCAGTATAGAATCACTTTACTATTGAACTAGTCTCTTTTATTaagtaactttttaaaaacaaatttatccTTTGTTATGAATATGAACCAAAGGAGAGAACAGAAAGATAATCTtgcattttttatgatatttgaatCCATTGTTACTTTCAAAGAAGAAAAAGTCAATCTGACTAGCATTAATGTTGAAATTTGTCTTCTGCttgttgtaaaaaaaattgctttGCAATTGGCACTCTTGTACAACCAATTAAACATAGATCCTGCTCCAGTGTTGCTGAGCAAGAGTCATATGATTTAAGTAAAGGATTACTGCATGCCAGGACAATGCCAGTTAAACAACAGTTCTTCCTTAGTTTtgatttttcagtaaattaacattttatttatttttcgacCAGTGGCAATGTGCATCTCTTTTCCTGTGAGAGGTATAGATTTGGTGTTGTCCATCCATCTTaccaaatttgaaaatgcttataattcaaaaagtattttagatGGAATCACCAAATCTTTCAAATCAAGTGGAAGAAAAACTTTTGTCATGTTACAAAAGTTAGCAGTCCTTAGAAGAAGTTTATAAAAGTGCACTAAGGGGATATTACTTTCTTctgatatggtgatggtaaagcaAAATACAGAAGCAATAATACATGGACAACACAGGCCAATTGTTTATCTGTATTGAGATGACAGAACTGCACAGTGAAATGCTACTTTCTGTTGTATGGTATGGTATAAACAATGATAAGGTGTAAAAATAGTTGTTGAATAATTTTCAGACCATAGTTACATCTACTACTCTGACAGGAAAGAAAAGGAAGATGGAAGCTATGGAGGGGGACCGGTACCAGGTTGATGTACTCTCTAATGCTGAGGCATGGGTACCAGCTAGCAATAATGAAACTTGTAATCTCACAGAATACTTTGAGACTACTTTGGTAGGTTTTTTATTAGTATGTAGAACTTTGAAGTGTCTGATTGTAGCAATTAACTTTAATTATATTGATGTTGTTATTTTAGAGCAAGTTAACTGCTGTAATAGGATAAAATGGAACACTGGTGTACTATTAACCCCGTTAATATTTATCAACTTGCTGTATAaggtaggggcctccgtggcagagtggttaaggtccctgacttgaaatcacttgccctgcatcgatgtgggtttgagctgCACTTGGTGcattgaattcctcatgtgaggaagccatccagctggcttacggaaggttgatggttctacccaggtgcctgctcatgatgaaataatgcatggagaggcacctggggtcttccaccaccatcaaagctggaaagtcaccatatgacctataattgtgtcggtgcgacataaaacccaacagaataaataaataaatactgaataAGGTATTGTGAAAACATAACAAGAGTTTTGATAATCATGTTTATACTTATATGTACTTGAATTAGAAATAAAAGTATTCAGTTAAGTAATGAACAAAGTTTTGGTTGCAGGATTCAAGTCAGAAGTCCATTCTACATTTCTTCTCACCCAAACACATCGCAATGAAGAGAAAGCTGAAACAGGCATCTGAAAACCAAGTTGATGAAAGAGACATTAATGGTGTAAATGATATTGTAGATATAGAGGAAGATAGAGGTACACTGGAAGAAGTAGCTATTGATCATATGTGTCATACACCAGCCAGTAAGAGACAGAAGATAGATCCTAGTGTATATAGTCATAGTATTGCTAAGGAACCAGTGACTAAGAAAAGCTCAGAAGGAAAGGACCATATCATAGTATTAGATAGTGATGGGGAAGATGACTTTGTTGATAGTAACTGTAAGAATAAATCACAGAAGTCTTTCAGTAGTTCCAAAAAGCGAAAAAGTAGATCTGTAAATCATTCTTCAGTATCTCCAAAATACAGCTTGCATGCCATGTTTGAAAAGGCAGGGACTAGGGAGGTTTTGAATGGAAGCATTGATATATCAGGAGATAATGAACATACTCCAGTTAAAGGTGCAGGAAGTACTAaagctgaaaatgaaaataaggaagATAATAGTAATACTAATGTTAGTGGATTTGGCAGGAATGAATGGAGTTGCAGTCAGTGTACTTACTTAAATCACAGAGATCTTGTGTATTGTGAAATGTGTGAAACACCAAGGAAATGTAAGGCTATTTCTAAGTCACATCATACCAATTCTGCCAAGGTCAATTCACTGAAACATGGAACTGAGACCTGGAAAAAATTACCCAAACCAAAGAATAAACAGGAGTCAGACGGGCAAAAGGAAAATATGATAGACAGTAAATTTGATAGTCAGACAAGGAGTGTTTCAAGGAAAACACAAGATACGGAAGATGAAGAAGACGGCATACATTATATAGATGATACTATTGACTTTGATCCAGGTAGTGATCATGATGAGACTACGAAAGAATTAACTGAACCAGTTGAATCTGTAACTGACACTTTCAAGGATGATTACTCTATAGATGAGTATGGAAGTCCTGATTCAGAATTTGTCAGTGAAGTTCAAGAAGGAATTGAACAACCAGGAACACTTGAAGAGAACCAGATTGTAGATGAGGTCTCTTTGGAAACTGTGAGAAGTGAGGAATTAACGAAAGAAAATGTTGGCGtgattaataatgataaaagaaatgaTACAGGTTTACAGAAGAAATTGGGGAAAGAAGACTCAAAGTCTTTCAGTTGTTCGTTGCAGTCCAAGTATTTTGACAGAACTAAGTCAACTAATACAACTCCCCACCCATTGAGAAAGAAGgaaattattattgaaaataatctaaaattGAACACATCTGTAAATCAGAAAGACTTGCAAGACAACAAACATGTCAAAAGTATGTGCAATATAGAGGCCACAAAAATATCAGAAGATGAAAGTTTTACCCCAACTTCTGGtaaaaaatacagatttaaaTCTGTTAGAAAAGGTAACGGTGTTCATAACAGTCCTGGAGTTTTAAGTCCAAGTAGATACAATGTTGAGATTGTTAAGCCAAAAGGAAATACTTctgaaagaaaaaatgataaagcaGAGGATACATGGAAAACTGAGGCTGATTATGATACCATGGATATACCAGGTGTACAGGATTGTGGTTCACTGAGTTTGGTTACtgtacaaactgaaaagttaaGTGACACAGTGGTTGCTAAGGAATGCACACCAAAAACTGGACAAACAAACAATGATTATTCCTTTAGTTCACCAGAATTAGATCAGATGTTAGCTACTGAGACTGAAGATGGTAAGTTGAGATATGATTGATACTTTTCCCATCTTTTTCTTGATGTCATATGGGAAGGTGTGTTTGTGACCAAATAAGGATTCATACTTTACAAACTTAGGTTATGACACCTTTACCATTAGATAACAAACCCCTCAAATGTATTTGAAGTTTTTACAGATAACTAATATTGAAGTTGTAGGTTGATTAAATTAGTAGGTGATTCCTTCCAAAACAAGCTATATATAACTGATAGGGATTGGCTGATTATTCATTTTTTGGAAAATCATGAATAAGTGATCCATGAGATCACTGATAAGGTGCTTCTTGAacaatttattttatctgttttgggtttaacgccgtttttcaacagtatttcagttatgtaacgacgggcagtttacctaaacagtgttcctggattctgtaccagtacaaacctgttctccgcaagtaactaccaacttccccacatgaaacagaggtggaggacgaatgatttcagacacgatgtcttttatcaaattgtcacagagaacatacgccttgcccagGGCTCGAACTTACGACcatgcgatccgtagatctgtgctctccctattgagctaagcgggcaggctgcTACTtgaacaaataatattttaagtaactgaaatattataagtaaatttatattttaagtgAGCATTCACAATAAATTTAAGGTCTTCAGCTCTTCTGTGTTTCCCCCCTGGAATGATCTTAACCCAGATACCTGCTTCAGACAGTTTTATAAGAACTTTTCAATCCCATGGGCTGCATACACA carries:
- the LOC123545086 gene encoding LOW QUALITY PROTEIN: DNA annealing helicase and endonuclease ZRANB3-like (The sequence of the model RefSeq protein was modified relative to this genomic sequence to represent the inferred CDS: inserted 2 bases in 1 codon); the protein is MVFQSLPKQLVDRLMPFQKEGVKFAVGKHGRCLIADEMGLGKTLQAISVAYYYKNEWPLLIIVPSSLRYSWIEEFEKWLPDINPGDINLVQSGTDVSDIGSARVTITTFGLLSKGTSRILREALMNQGFHVVIVDESHYIRNNKTVSAKTVVPLIKNAXILLSGTPALARPVELYPQIDAICPDEFGTWWTYTARYCDARLEWIGKVKRRNVNGASNLEELQQRLSEKLMIRREKSQVLTQLPPKQRQRVLFELKDSELKKEIRQTFDELRPLMKRSNQDNFEVLTGGGEHDGKDTNMLSLIQRLYKLSGTAKIGPAKEYIEMLCENPNLKFLVFAYHHDMMNGLSESLHDKKVKFIRIDGETPPSERPHLVHQFQSDPDTRVAVLSILAAGVGLTFTAATVVVFAEMYWTPGTMIQCEDRAHRIGQTCCVAVHYLVAKDTMDEWVWSVVCKKTIVTSTTLTGKKRKMEAMEGDRYQVDVLSNAEAWVPASNNETCNLTEYFETTLDSSQKSILHFFSPKHIAMKRKLKQASENQVDERDINGVNDIVDIEEDRGTLEEVAIDHMCHTPASKRQKIDPSVYSHSIAKEPVTKKSSEGKDHIIVLDSDGEDDFVDSNCKNKSQKSFSSSKKRKSRSVNHSSVSPKYSLHAMFEKAGTREVLNGSIDISGDNEHTPVKGAGSTKAENENKEDNSNTNVSGFGRNEWSCSQCTYLNHRDLVYCEMCETPRKCKAISKSHHTNSAKVNSLKHGTETWKKLPKPKNKQESDGQKENMIDSKFDSQTRSVSRKTQDTEDEEDGIHYIDDTIDFDPGSDHDETTKELTEPVESVTDTFKDDYSIDEYGSPDSEFVSEVQEGIEQPGTLEENQIVDEVSLETVRSEELTKENVGVINNDKRNDTGLQKKLGKEDSKSFSCSLQSKYFDRTKSTNTTPHPLRKKEIIIENNLKLNTSVNQKDLQDNKHVKSMCNIEATKISEDESFTPTSGKKYRFKSVRKGNGVHNSPGVLSPSRYNVEIVKPKGNTSERKNDKAEDTWKTEADYDTMDIPGVQDCGSLSLVTVQTEKLSDTVVAKECTPKTGQTNNDYSFSSPELDQMLATETEDVSKPAVEERRVVDLHTVPVHSMFKYQCSKYTDRIYLLSRDEEALDLNFIPSDVQFGNDDGLPDILLHPDNLRLVQRFVREWLSLTETKRRLIVKSGQPFISPLQQYEKLKSCKTVNTQRHKTKDDTSQVAYQKTKDINGSVRIVSKHAGVHSENSGEGGVTQAVSADGTPLCLQCFQPYTNHLVTKSTIQDENNAWNTRFCSQKCSQEYWMVSNNDYIRDRVFEAEHGICQLCKFDAHSLFRQIRDTRDQRKRAEIVTSSKFNSLTIKIKEQMVRKPAAGQFWHVDHIVPVWEGGGQCDIDNLRTLCVICHQKVTAKQAAKRATVRKLGSAVNSGDITAFFQRN